The segment GTGGAAAGAATTGGCTGATGAAGAGGAAGCTCCATTCTGCATTACCAAttctttttccttttctttttccttgaaaggaatgaacaaaaaaaaatatgactGAGTGATTATAAAATTCATCCTAGTCACAGTAAAATTTATCATTCAAATTGGGTTCCAAagaagttttgttttattctagcacatgtacagtacccgcaacgttattcttgacattcctatcgtgttctatcgtgcgtgtatcctatcgtatcgtgcgtgtatcctatcgtatcgtgcgtgtatcctatcctatcgtgtatcaggttttccgttttctatcgtgttttgcgtttatcaggtctatcgtgtatcgtattatgcgtgtatcaggttttccgtttatcgtgaaaatcgtttatcgtgtagcttcggaaactatcgggatcgtatattaaatctaatgaaaaagtaagatactttccgaaagctttattcgttttgttaaagaagctatttttaggaatcgaggaaagacagtatatttgaaggagaacataaagatgtttattttaaagcagaaaaagagctatatgtctgtccagagagggtgaaaatttatcgcaatgtcattctgtctggaaagtaggcagtggtttgccgagcaaaccgaggacaataaaactgaaagctccttcatctggagttcataaacagttccttgtctagaaacaattatttgtaattaacactaacagagaaatagaaagttccgatctgaaaggaaaaatcagtaaattacattgtttattacatatattttaataatggttctttttcttccgattttgttctgacacctgtattcaacttaatatatatcaactactgaacttgtgcgcgttcttatctatctgattttgtgtatcacccgtgttttgacagtaatCATTCTCAGGggcattgtatttcacacatttagaagattaagttttaaaagagtgcaagggtatattgcatctcccaaagttctgctcaattgggcacgattcagctgtcatcgttgttttgtttttttatttgtacatgtacacatataccaatagtcgtacgtgtagatactggaaatgtatgccggttttgatgattatttgaatttttttacatgctaaacacaaaacatttaatttaaagcgtttctaaattgcgactttaaatcaagccgagtttcgtatatgtttttaatagtttatttattttttgttaacaaaatatcaattcatatgaatatgttccaattacttatgactatcaattatcactcatagtgtagaaatatctaacatatgaacatatggtgtagtgcagtggattgaatttaaagcggtcattatgaaaataattgtagttgttgaaagagcggtgaactcagagcttgatgcaaaataacccccctcctcgctacacacaaaatattacttagttttatttgatatcaaagatAATAGACAACAGAATAAGAGAGTtattgaagcatgatatcactacattatattccattttgttaattccctgtttaattgctaaacACTCGGTATCAAGTGTGAAtaccacgggtcctcggagatgagcTTAAAAACAGAcgccccgtgtcacggtaggtgtggcacgctaaaaaaccctcactgctcaatggccgtaattgccgagcataagcctaaatttaaaagctcttcaccggtcatggtgacgttaagcaagataaaaatcaatcacttcatttatgattcatatattaaacattcaaggtgacaatatacgttttagaatcattggctgagaaaattcatatagatatcaaataatgaattcaataccgtatatagtttagctTCCGGATTTTAGCTATAATGAcgttaaagaaaacataaatagaatttttaaaaaataaaaaaataaacgtacaaccgtggataattacattgtatgctttaggtatatattaagtattggaatccttcaatattattatcaacataatgaaattattttgtacgtatcaaactttcgttctgtctaaattgtttctaaatttacaacatttctatcaggttttccgtttatcgtgaatatcgtttatcgtgttttgcgtttatcaggtctatcgtgaagatcgtttatcaggttttgcgtttatcaggtttaccgtgtatcctatcgtatcgtgcgtgtatcctatcctatcgtgcgtgtatcgtgttctatcgtttatcatgtcaagaataacgttgcgggtactgtacatACTGAGTTACATTGCAAATCAAGTAATGTACAAAATCAACAATCACTATATATACAAGACATTCTGGTATAAATCAATGCAAAGTCAAAGAGAGGACAACTCCAGTAATCCCTTGAACACTTTTTGTGAGTTACCTTCTCCTTTTCTTTATCTTCTTTGTCTCGGTTGTGAATTTCTGGCATGACATCGTCTAACCATCGTAATTCGTCCTGAGTGAATACCCAGTCCAATCCTTTCCTCACAAAGCACATAGCCAATACCTATCAACAGTCAATACACAGATATCAACAGACAACACACACAGATATCAACAGTCAATACACATAGATATCAACAGTCAATACACATAGATATCAACAGTCAACACACAGATATCAACAGTCAATACACATAGATATCAACAGTCAACACACACAGATATCAACAGTCAATACACAGATATTAACAGTCAATACACATAGATATCAACAGTCAATACACAGATAtcttttttaacaatttaaaacaacccttgggaatacataaaaaggacataataataaacaataggttttttggaaaaaaaaaaaaaaatacacagatATCAAGTCAATACACATAGATATCAACAGACAACACACAGATATCAATAGTCAACACACACAGATATCAACAGTCAATACACATAGATATCAACAGTCAACACACAGATATCAACtgtcaatacatatatatatatcaatagtcaatacacatatatatcaaTAGTCAACACACATAGATATCAACAGTCAATACACAGTTAATGATAGACTTGTTCTCCTTTTACAAAAATCAAATGACCTTGTTTTTAAGTTCAGGCATTCCTTAAAATAAGACAAACATATTTTTCCATGTGCAATGGGGGATTCACAATATGTGAGATCCAGTGTTTGGATAATGTTATATCTTACTTTGAGAAGAAGTTACTTAAGTTTCCAGACAGTATATGTGCAATGGGGGATTCACAATATGTGAGATCCAGTGTTTGGATAATGTTATATCTTACTTTGAGAAGAAGTTACTTAAGTTTCCAGACAGTATGCTCACTAACTCTATGTTTCATGctttatgtacatttttaaaaccttATTTCACTTCCTAATTGCCTTCAACATTTATTCAATGTACTGTAACCAGGGAAATATATACATGGGGGTCATATACACTAGAAAATTTCCTTTAAATTAATCCCACACATACTATTCCAATAGTTAAGCAATTTATTAATGAAAGATACTGACATTGCGTAATTAAACATTATGCTTATGGTTTGCACTGGAAATATGCGCGATTAACGAGATGTGGAAACATCCGTGTTTACAGTAACATTTAGAAATGTGAAGGAACCAGTATACTTAATCCTGTTCATCCTACTGATGTGAACTTACCATTAGTGGGAAAGCTATGGAGGTTTCTTTTATACTCTTGATGATCCACAGGACCACCAAGCACATGACCTGCACACCAGTGAAGAGGTGGACCCTTTTTGTGGGGACGTGTCGGAGATACATGTAGTCGGGCTGGTACTTCTGGGGCATGAACCAGATGAGGATCCGGTTCACCAGCTGCATCCCTCGGAGAGAGGACACTCCCATGTAGAGGAATACTCCATATAATACAGGCATGGGGATGTGCTGTAGAGAGAAGTCGACATGTGACATATTATTATGTATAACACAGGCATGGGAATGTGCTGTAGAGAGAAGTCGACACGTGACGTATTATCATGTATAAATTAAGATTGACTAAAGGCAACGACAAGTATATGTATTCCCATGCAAGTATAAATACCTGGAGGAGCTACTAACAAAGTGTACTGTAAACTGACTCAGTTACCCCTGCGAGAAATATTCCCAAGATTTCCCCAGCAACTTTGGCTTAGGAATATTTATTGCCATGAACCAGCTGTTCGTTAGGATTTCGTCCGACACCACGTAATGATTGAAACAACTTACAGATGAGCAGAAGTAATTATATCAATCACGTCAAATACCCATAGAATAGATCAAACGAAAAGGTGCAATAGAATTACTAGTCACCACCCCCGGAACATTATACATAAATCACAAGATTAGTTTAGTTAATTATTAGCGAATGAAAAGTGATGTGTATAAAATTTGGTTCACAGTATATATTGATTATTAACACTATGTATTGATTATAGACACTACGTATTGATTATAGACACTACACATTATCGACTATTGATTATCGACGCTACATATTGATTATCGACACTACACATTGATTATCGACACTACATAATCGATTATCGACACTACATAATCGATTATCAACACTACACATTGATTATCGACACTACATATTGATTATCGACACGATGTATTGATTATGAACACTAACTATCATCCCCCTTGCGTTAATCAACATTATCTACTGGAATCATTGATAAATGCACTTCcctttgttttatttaacccATTCACAACAAACAACAACTGCCGTACCTTCAGAATACCCGTCATCAAAACAGAGACTCCGATCATCAAGTTAATCATCAGGCCGGTCACTCTCTGCTCCCTGGTGTGCAAAATCAAGAAAGATACTTAGCAAAAAAGTAAACTAAACGTCCCTACACAACTACACAAATGTAAAATCTTTCTTTAGAGATGAAGAAAACATCCTCACACAACtgcaaaatgtaaaatctttctTTAGTAATTAAGAAAATGTCCCTACACAACTACAAAATGTAAAATCCTTCTTTAGTAATTAAGAAAACATCCCTACacaaatacaaaatgtaaaatctttctTTAGTAATTAAGAAAACGTCCCTACACAActacaaaatgtaaaatctttctTCAGAGATGGTCCAAATTACCTGACACCCAGGAACTTGGGGGCCTCCCCTGGTGCTGCACACTTTGACTCCTTCTTTAAACTCATGACGTGTGTAATGGATAACACAGTGGCAGCCACGAAGAATGGCAGGCCCAGGATAGCGCAGATAATTATCAGACAGGCCACGATGAATAGGTCCAGGTGGTAGCCCTTTCCTTTCTGTTAATAGAGAGCAAAAAATACACTTTAACTTCGGTATCTGGAACACCGGAATGTCCGATTATAGAACACCGGAATGTCCGATTATAGAACACCGGAATGTCCGATTATAGAACACCGGAATGTCCGATTATAGAACACCGGAATGTCCGATTATGTCTGGACTGTTGTGTTTAGTAATACCTTGAGAATGTTTTCTTTCCTGTTGACAATGACAGCAGTGAGTTGTTGATCCATGAATGTCATAGCCAATCAAAACGCAGATTACAAAACAGAATTTCTGATTATATATGTGTGGACTGTTTACCTTGAGTTTGTTTTCCTTCCTGTTGACAATGACAGCAGTGATTTGTTGATCCATGAATATCAGGATGGTGGCTAGGAGTGCAGGGATGATGGCAGCTATGGGCAGCCACCAAGGGTTTTTGTCTATTGGATTCACAAGCCACGTTCTCTTATCACTAGTGGGCTATAAAAAACAATTGGGTGGAATTTTTATCCTACACCAGgcattacatgttttaaatacCAACATTACATTAATTCAGAAGACATCCTTGGATCTAACTACAACTGTTAATCAATGTGAAATGAAGATGGTATAAAGTTCTTTAAATTCAATCCTGGTCACTTTCATGTTTTAATCTGTTTTCACGCAGATTTAAATTCATGGTCTTTATGTCCATTACACAAAATTGTCCACTGCTTTTTTATTCCATGCTTTTGGCTGACAGTAAAAATTAAACTGCAACTAAGATATGACTTTATCCAGTCATTTCCAGGCTGGCCGGTGTCTAATGTTCATTGTTTTTTGTGGTACGAACAAATCGTGCATGGACAGCAGAATGTGAACTACTGTAAAGAACAGCAAGCTGATTTATTTCCTCAAACCACAAAACGTTTACTCtatgaagatttttttctcaaaaaagtGTACCATTAAGGTACATGATACACCCATCtggagctacatgtacatgatgcatATCGATGTCTGTGTACTAAAGGTCACCAGCTGTGATGCTGTCATTTGCAACAACATTGGAATAAAATTACAGTAATAGACCTCAAGTTCCCAGTCAATAGACCAGGTTTAATAGAGCTAGGCCTTACAGTGTGCAAGATATGATCCATACACAATCTGACACTGTATAGCCATAAATTCCCAAAATGAGGCTACagtgacctacatgtacttttggGTCAAAGCACACCTTCCCCTGGCCCAAGATGCATCAATTgaccaagtttgacagtcctagaCCTCAGAGTGTGCAAGacgaaaaggtgaagatgacaaaaagtgatcaatctctcaTAACAAAGGATAGTCCAGGGGACACTAACCACTCTGTTAGAGTCTGTGTCCTTTAGAGATTCCACAGATTTGAGCATGCATAACCATAAGATTGGGACCTATTTTTGGGTCACGACACACATTTCCcctcaagatgcatcagctGACCAGGCTTGACAGTCCTAGGCCCCATAGTGTGAAAGATTATGACCCAGACATGAAAAAGGTAAAAATGgtcagacagacagatggcTGGAGAGGAAAGTCCATACCATAATATCGCTCATCAAAACTCAGGCCTATAATGATAGAATTCCACGGCAATGCACAAATAATCACTGTATATCTGATAGTGTAATACTGTACACATACcacaaaatattggaaatttctatttagtttttttttaccctGAATTCCTGAGGAACATCTAGTTTTGGTGTCGGTATACCCAACAGGAAATCTGTCAGCACCATGATCAAAATAGCAAGCATGACGGCGAAATCATTCACAATGGCTCTCACCTAAAACAGATGacacagaatttatatatatttcttttaaatttgatattaaatgAAACAATATGCCCTAGCTGTGATCAATTCCCAAGTGGTAAAGTCAGcgtttttttaaggtcttgatttcaagggcctgggcctttccaaCTGGGAAAAACAgtgacatttgcttgaaattgagaaatattttccatacaaagaagtagggagaaaaccaaaGTAGTGCATTAAGGAATAATCGGACTCTTTCTGATTGACATTTTGATACATTAAAGAGACCAAATGTTAGGTTTAGTTAGCAATTTTGAAGCAtaaattgtaatctgtgggcctgtgaaggAGATTTATTAGCAATGAGCTACCCAGCTTTGAtctgttttcattgtttgggaattttaaagcaAACATTGGGGAAAATGtctgctttttagcattgggaacggagccttatttcggccccctacagaccctaaaaactCCCTGAAAGTTGATCGTAGACCTTGACCCTGGtcatatactgtatacagggaaacATTCGCCCCTGTTTTATTTTCGTCTCTTTCGCCCTCATTGTAACTGGGCGAATTGAAGAGTGGGCGAAActgttttctctcatatctctcttttaacacaactatgTCTGGATGAATAAAAAACGGGGCAAAACTGTCTACAAGTGTAGAAAGGCAAAAATAACCTGTATACAGTATCTAAAAGGTCACCATATACATGCAATCTTCTTTCTTGTACATTGTATAGTTGAAATGTTATATCAGGACAGCATTACAAGCAAATAAGAAACAATATGCCCCTGATCTTTGTGATCTCAGACCATACAAAATGCAGAAACAAAGTCCTGTGTGGAGTAAAGGGAAGTAATTCATAAGGTTTGATTACTGTAAACAAATTCACAATAGCACATGTTGTCAATGTGGTAAGTACATACACGTTCCTTACATATAATCAATATAAATAgtaaaactttcatgtaaagattgagtcttctgATCAAGTAGTCAGATTTCTGTATAAATAGTCAGATTTCTGTGTAGATAGTCAGATTTAGGTGTAAATAGTCAGATTTCTGTGTAAATAGTCAGATTTCTGTTTAAACAGTCAGATTTAGGTGTAAATAGTCAGATTTCTGTATAAATAATCAGATTTCTGTGTAGATAGTCAGATTTAGTTGTAAACAGTCAGATTTCTGTGTAGATAGTCAGATTTATGTGTAAATAGTCAGATTTAGTTGTAAATAGTCAGATTTCTGTATAAATAATCAGATTCCTGTGTAAATAATCAGATTTAGGTGTAAATAGTCAGATTTCTGTATAAATAATCAGATTCTTGTATAAATAGTCAGATTTAGTTGTAAATAGTCAGATTTCTGTGTAAATAGTACGATTTAGTTGCAAATAGTCAGATTTCTGTGTAAATAGTCAGATTTCTGTTTAAACAGTCAGATTTAGGTGTAAATAGTCAGATTTCTGTATAAATAATCAGATTTCTGTGTAGATAGTCAGATTTAGTTGTAAATAGTCAGATTTCTGTGTAGATAGTCAGATTTCTGTGTAAATAGTCAGATTTAGTTGTAAATAGTCAGATTTCTGTGTAAATAGTCAGATTCCTGTTTAAACAGTCAGATTTAGTTGTAAATAGTCAGATTTCTGTATAAATAATCAGATTTCTGTGTAAATAGTCAGATTtagttgtaaatacatgtagttatatttcTGTATAAATAATCAGATTCCTGTGTAAATAATCAGATTTAGGTGTAAATAGTCAGATTTCTGTATAAATAATCAGATTTCTGTGTAAATAGTCAGATTTAGTTGTAAATAGTTAGATTTCTGTATAAATAATCAGATTCCTGTTTAAATAATCAGATTTAGGTGTAAATAGTCAGATTTCTGTATAAATAATCAGATTCTTGTATAAATAGTCAGATTTAGTTGTAAATAGTCAGATTTCTGTGTAAATAGTACGATTTAGTTGTAAATAGTCAGATTTCTGTGTAAATAGTCAGATTTCTGTTTAAACAGTCAGATTTAGTTGTAAATAGTCAGATTTCTGTATAAATAATCAGATTTCTGTGTAGATAGTCAGATTTAGTTGTAAATAGTCAGATTTCTGTGTAGATAGTCAGATTTCTGTGTAAATAGTCAGATTTAGTTGTAAATAGTCAGATTTCTGTGTAAATAGTCAGATTtagttgtaaatacatgtagttatatttcTGTATAAATAATCAGATTCCTGTGTAAATAATCAGATTTAGGTGTAAATAGTCAGATTTCTGTATAAATAATCAGATTTCTGTGTAAATAGTCAGATTTAGTTGTAAATAGTCAGATTTCTGTATAAATAATCAGATTTATATATAGTCAGATTTCTGTATAAATAATCAGATTCCTGTGTAAATAGTCAGATTTAGGTGTAAATAGTCAGATTTCTGTATAAATAATCAGATTTCTGTGTAAATAGTCAGCTTTAGTTGTAAATAGTTAGATTTCTGTATAAATAATCAGATTTCTGTGTAAATAGTCAGATTTAGGTGTAAATAGTCAGATTTCTGTATAAATAATCAGATTTCTGTGTAAATAGTCAGATTTAGGTGTAAATAGTCAAATAATGACAATATTACAAGAGAACTTTAACAGATGAAAACCACAAAACTAATAGGCTTACCTGCGTGGGAAAAAATTTGCTGGTTCGCATACCCTTCAGAGCCATAGCTATGGTGAAAGTTCCCAAAAACAGAATCACAGACAAGAAGAAAACCTCTGGCTCTGTGTCACTGTGGCAATCAAAGCTCTGATCCCAGTACCCCCCACTTAACACACAGTCCTCAAGTGTCTTGTTGGCCCACCACAGAGTCATATTGACCGAGTCTGTCATATTTTCTGTAACATTACTAAGTGTTGATATAGTTGTTACACCGATCACTGTCGTGCTAGCCATTGTTGCATTTGCCATGGTATCGTTAGCCATTGTTGCATTTGCCATGGTATCGTTAGCCAGTGAGCTGTTGTCATCTAGGAAAGGAGGCCGACATATTCCCTGGCACCAGCCTGGTCGGTGTTCGATTGGGAAGTGGATGGGGTGACTCAGCGTCACACTCGCCAGCTTAGCGAAGGCTTCCTTGATGAAGATTAGGGAGATGAGAAGAGCAAAGCTTTCCTCGGTGAAGCGGGTGATATACTGTACCCATGCAGACAAGTCCAAAATCACCATGGTGATAAGGAATCCCCCCGTCCACAAACCAATCCATAGGCGGAACTCCAGATAGTCCCATTTATTGTCACTGGAAAACAATTCGAATACATGTACTGGAACATATTAAAGtttcccccctccccctatCTTATCAATATTCTCATAGAAACACCCATttaacagtaatcagcaacatGCATTTAAATCTTAAAACCTTTCATTCAAATTCTTCAGAAATGaacaaaaaaaattacttttaaacaTTCAGAactatatttgaaaatatattcattGAATACTGTAactgtaccacactatatttacagAAAGAAGTAGGAATCTTACTCGCAGAACTGGTACAGGATTGTTTCAAACACGAGAACTGGACCAGTACTGCCCAATATGGTGAGGGGTTGTCCAGACAACAAGGCGTACAATATCCCACATATTGAAGCTGCTAAAATGCTCTCAAACACAGCCTATCAAAGGAAATCAATCTAAATGTGTACATATGAAATACATCAGATTGCTTTCTTTCTTGCATAGGAATTGGAAATGAATACAAGACTGATCATTTTCACCTATTTCGCATGTGtcaaaattataaacaaaaaatatatgggAAACTTATATATCAAGACTTTTCGTACATTTATTAAAACTTGAATTTAGAGCATCAATGAAAGTGAGGGAAAGTTTTCATCATTTGTGTTAATATTCAGCCACTCCCTTGCccgactacatgtacatgtaaaattgatTGTTGACCTTTAAATCCCATCactgtaaatatatacacatacatgtaaagacAAATACATGAGTAATAATAACTCTGGACCTAATCACCTCCCCCAACAAACTGACACTACACTGTATTTACACCTAGAACTGATATATGAATGTATACATAATCAATcagattttgtttattttccttCGTCTGGAAAACCATGATTGATATCGATGTTCCTAACTGTATTTTCCAAAGCAACGAGTACGATATAGGTCTTCCATACAATACAGTATTGTAATGAGCATCTTCAGCTAACTCACTTTATAAAAGTCTgtagacattagaataagatGAAGGAAAACAAATACATTCATGAAGGAATGAATGAAGAGATACTGAAAGAGAGTGACTACAATATTCTCTGATTAAAATAAGCATGTATACTAAATAATAAAGAAATACAAGATATCATTTCTTTTCCTTTCGCGTAAAACagattttggaaaatatttctcttgttttaaaaaaggaGAATTTCAATCCTTCTAGAGAatagtacatttttttttcaaatgaaattttactCACAGTCAGAGATTAATTTCATATTAATCTCCATAAAAGATATAATGAAGTGCAGCTCTAGAAACCTGAGACTAGCATGCTGTGAATCTGATACTACTTCAACAGATAACATCCTGTTTATCTATCTACCACCATCTTACCAAACGACACATCAAACACTACATTGCTGTGGGTATAGTCAAAATTAGTTAATGATGACAGCAGAAAAATAGAGATAAGCATTATCTATATAACACACAGGCCAAAAATCTATCACAACAAAATCATAATATCATTAGAAGCAGgtcaaaatcatttgaaattttgtatacatACAACAAAAAATAGGGGTATGATTTTAATTCTCAAAACTCTGCACTGAAATCAATCTATCCAGTGAAATTGACAACAAACCTAAACTATAAAGAAATCTATCAAGATATAGCTGACTAAATCATTACTCTGAAGCTAACTGAATCACACAGCTAAATATAACAAACTTAAAAGAGAGTGTTTATGGtgttacataattatatgaaTGTTGTATAAATTCATAGGAAATAGATGTACACAACAGAATGGATGTACTTGgacatgttgtacagtataGGAGGAGCACGTACCATGTATCCTCCCGTGGCGTCGTTTAACAGACCTCCAAATGTTATGACAGGAGTTAAACAGGCAAAGTACAGAAAGACGAAAGATGCCAGACACTGAACGTGTGCAGCATCCTTAAAATCACTGACATAAAACGGGACTTTCCTCTTTATGTCATCTAGTAATCCTCCACACAACCTGTAATTCACCTAAATGTTATTGCAAATACCCACAAAGACGATACTCTTTTGGACATTTTTTTGCACTGGAACAATGGAAGATTCAGACACACAACCTTCACTTCCTGTACTTCCTAACTACATACCTTCTAGTTCTCACACTTCCTGTCCTCAATACATACCTTCCAGTTCTCACTACATACCTTCCAATTATCACACTTCCTATTCTCACTACATACCTTCCAGTTCTCACTACATACCTTCCAGTTCTCACAAGAGCCCCATCCACATGGTCTGACTCCTCCTCTACAACCTCCGAGTCTCCCCCCTCAGTTTTAGGGGGAGGAGTGTAGTAGTTGTTCTTCCTGCTCTCCTGAGAGGGGATCTGTTTGGGGGGTTCTATTCTAATACTGGGGTCCCACTCTCCAGGAGGGAGAACTGTGACTTGATCCAGGAACTCGTCAATCCCGGCCAGCAGGTCATCTCTGTTGTGAGCGTGATACGCTACATCATGGAACACCTGTATTGTAGAAGCAAAtgagtaaaaatgaattattaacACTTTTTAGAATCTGCGAGGGTAGTGTCTCATGatttgatacagatattgcttttaattaggaatctacagtaaaaGATTTGATTTTGAGGTGGATCCAATATACATATCCTGTTTTTGACAAAGAAGTGGATctaaatgtgaatttttttgACAAGGTTTAGgcagatttttttcttccaacACATAAGACATCACTACAGAAAACAAACCTCATCTGACATAAGTGTGGCTATAGACCGTCCTATCTCGTGGAACTTGCTCTGGTTTCCCATGGGACCCAGTAACACAAACACAAACTTGGTTGGCACAGGAACCTCCGTCAAATCCCTCAGGATGATTGGATGTAATAGTCGGACAAAGGCGACCACGGGGTGATTCAAAAAGTCCACCTCACCCACCAGAATGTTGGCCGCCTCTGCCCCTGGCGGAATTTTCTTCATAAAGTGCAGACTCTATAACAATTGCGAAAATTCTgaatcaaaatatgttatttggCATAACTTAGTCTACAGTTTGTAGCTGCATCTTCataaatattcaatgttttaaaattgtattACTTATGTTAGATATTTTGCTATTCGAATGATATA is part of the Ostrea edulis chromosome 2, xbOstEdul1.1, whole genome shotgun sequence genome and harbors:
- the LOC125682295 gene encoding sodium bicarbonate cotransporter 3-like isoform X4, which produces MDNQQQPLRDQGLISVASHVLDDSDIRNHRSADAVYIGLHVPKRKHRRHKQRSKHRRVEGDKTQSSQPEVFQDVTNPAQRVQFLLGEDEDEEHKAHDLFCEMEELSYNGDQIEWKESARWIKFEEDVEEGGERWSKPHVATLSLHSLFELRCNILNGTVMFDIEPYDLPSLVELVVDTMVASKQLEENLKEKFIETMLIRHRHQNQKKPQRLDENGGSKIHLPLIRSFAEIGRKSSEPKALHKHAEDPDNPTQALKNRFKSAKSSPNFHAPDKQSIPSRLDHHTTYAGSLSANQSSNDLLTRDSSHKSLHFMKKIPPGAEAANILVGEVDFLNHPVVAFVRLLHPIILRDLTEVPVPTKFVFVLLGPMGNQSKFHEIGRSIATLMSDEVFHDVAYHAHNRDDLLAGIDEFLDQVTVLPPGEWDPSIRIEPPKQIPSQESRKNNYYTPPPKTEGGDSEVVEEESDHVDGALVRTGRLCGGLLDDIKRKVPFYVSDFKDAAHVQCLASFVFLYFACLTPVITFGGLLNDATGGYMAVFESILAASICGILYALLSGQPLTILGSTGPVLVFETILYQFCDDNKWDYLEFRLWIGLWTGGFLITMVILDLSAWVQYITRFTEESFALLISLIFIKEAFAKLASVTLSHPIHFPIEHRPGWCQGICRPPFLDDNSSLANDTMANATMANDTMANATMASTTVIGVTTISTLSNVTENMTDSVNMTLWWANKTLEDCVLSGGYWDQSFDCHSDTEPEVFFLSVILFLGTFTIAMALKGMRTSKFFPTQVRAIVNDFAVMLAILIMVLTDFLLGIPTPKLDVPQEFRPTSDKRTWLVNPIDKNPWWLPIAAIIPALLATILIFMDQQITAVIVNRKENKLKKGKGYHLDLFIVACLIIICAILGLPFFVAATVLSITHVMSLKKESKCAAPGEAPKFLGVREQRVTGLMINLMIGVSVLMTGILKHIPMPVLYGVFLYMGVSSLRGMQLVNRILIWFMPQKYQPDYMYLRHVPTKRVHLFTGVQVMCLVVLWIIKSIKETSIAFPLMVLAMCFVRKGLDWVFTQDELRWLDDVMPEIHNRDKEDKEKEKEKEKEKELVMQNGASSSSANSFHMNVVKVGINSPDSDICISDEMAKTSLWKSIIANESSPSLNSNNSVSKHHHKKHKSKSSGQAVSFYIDEEEKEHLLPKNTPEIVVDPPSRDESEVDEKDSKM